A part of Marinobacter psychrophilus genomic DNA contains:
- the corA gene encoding magnesium/cobalt transporter CorA produces the protein MAYFNKHYHSPGTAPGTLVAIQKPVTPVTIKLIDYTESSVEELQPASARDCRPFLDRQSKTWIQVNGHIDPDTLRDFGELFDLHDLALEDIINSGQRPKIELYDDQIFIIATLPVYDGQNLEMVQVSLFVGKNYLICFCPLANDPFEPVRKRMRQPNNRRFADRGIDYLLYALMDFIIDAGFPVLEQFGGQLEALEEELLERPSQKTLASLHELKRELLTLRRVLWPQRELITTLMRGEDELILANTLVYFRDCYDHSIQIIELLESFRDMATSMLDIYLSSISQRTNETMRVLTIIATIFIPLTFVVGVYGMNFDHPGSPWSMPELGWYYGYPMVWGAMILIVLGLLWFFKRRHWI, from the coding sequence ATGGCCTATTTTAACAAACACTACCACAGCCCGGGTACAGCACCCGGAACCCTGGTGGCCATTCAGAAACCGGTAACGCCGGTCACCATAAAGCTGATTGATTACACGGAGTCTTCGGTTGAGGAACTCCAACCTGCCTCTGCACGCGATTGTCGGCCATTTCTGGATCGGCAGAGCAAAACCTGGATTCAAGTAAACGGGCATATCGATCCAGATACCCTTCGAGATTTTGGCGAATTGTTTGACCTTCATGACCTGGCGCTGGAGGACATTATCAACAGTGGCCAACGCCCCAAAATCGAACTTTATGACGATCAGATTTTCATCATCGCGACATTGCCTGTTTACGATGGCCAGAATTTAGAGATGGTTCAGGTTAGCCTGTTTGTTGGAAAAAACTATTTGATCTGCTTTTGCCCTCTGGCGAACGACCCTTTTGAGCCGGTACGCAAGCGCATGCGACAACCCAACAACCGCCGCTTCGCTGACCGCGGGATTGATTATCTGCTGTACGCGCTGATGGATTTTATTATTGATGCCGGTTTTCCGGTACTGGAACAATTCGGCGGCCAGCTTGAAGCGCTTGAGGAGGAGTTGCTGGAGCGCCCGAGTCAGAAAACGCTGGCGTCATTGCATGAGCTTAAGCGCGAACTGCTGACCTTACGCCGGGTGCTCTGGCCCCAGCGGGAACTGATCACGACGCTCATGCGGGGTGAGGACGAGCTGATTCTGGCAAACACCCTGGTGTATTTCCGGGACTGTTACGACCACAGCATTCAGATTATCGAATTATTGGAAAGCTTTCGCGATATGGCGACCAGTATGCTGGATATCTACCTGTCCAGTATCAGCCAGCGCACCAATGAGACGATGCGGGTGTTGACGATTATCGCAACCATCTTCATTCCGCTGACGTTTGTGGTGGGTGTTTACGGCATGAATTTTGACCATCCGGGCAGCCCCTGGTCTATGCCGGAACTGGGCTGGTATTACGGCTACCCGATGGTCTGGGGCGCCATGATTTTAATCGTTCTGGGGTTGCTCTGGTTCTTCAAACGTAGGCACTGGATATAA
- the phnN gene encoding ribose 1,5-bisphosphokinase, producing the protein MPESNNRQPLAAGLGRLFYIMGASGAGKDTLLRGCRRDSTDDMRPLVAHRYITRKADGGTERHVWLSDTEFEQRVAIDAFAMHWSANGFRYGIGREIDQWLAHGGQVLVNGSRAYLDEAQSHYGDTLVPVLIRVDPDRLQQRLVMRGRECAEQIDARIRRARELEQQLPSNCLVIENNGNVEDAVSNLLAAIAEQQNSHRRGLHSGLCGKHL; encoded by the coding sequence GTGCCAGAATCAAACAATAGACAGCCGCTTGCGGCCGGGTTAGGACGCCTGTTTTACATTATGGGGGCGTCAGGCGCGGGCAAGGATACGCTACTACGAGGCTGTCGGAGAGACTCTACCGATGACATGAGGCCACTTGTGGCCCACCGCTATATAACCCGAAAGGCGGATGGCGGCACAGAGCGCCATGTCTGGCTTTCAGACACCGAGTTCGAGCAACGGGTAGCCATAGATGCCTTTGCCATGCACTGGTCAGCCAATGGTTTCCGCTACGGAATCGGCCGCGAGATCGACCAGTGGCTTGCTCACGGTGGCCAGGTACTGGTGAATGGATCCCGCGCCTATCTTGATGAGGCTCAGTCGCATTATGGCGACACACTTGTTCCAGTGCTGATCCGTGTCGACCCCGACCGGCTGCAACAGCGCCTGGTAATGCGCGGCCGGGAATGCGCTGAGCAGATCGACGCGCGTATTCGCCGTGCCCGGGAGCTGGAACAACAACTCCCTTCAAACTGCCTTGTGATCGAGAACAATGGGAACGTGGAAGACGCTGTATCCAACCTGTTGGCTGCGATCGCAGAACAACAGAACAGTCACCGACGCGGGCTACATTCAGGGCTCTGTGGGAAGCATTTATAG
- a CDS encoding alpha-D-ribose 1-methylphosphonate 5-triphosphate diphosphatase, translating into MSAMDLTLERPQLENSELLLTNARIVTETEVFTGTLKVRNGLINAIDRGNTRAAKAQDCQGAYLIPGLVELHTDNLEKHFSPRPGVIWPSHPAVLTHDAHIVSSGITTVFDALSIGDIVDGSNRLSHLRTLIDALSETRDAGILRADHLLHLRCEVSFGETLQLFEELVDHPLLQLVSVMDHTPGQRQFVREDKYRQYYQGKHNLNNAEMDAFTHKRKESALLHSDRNRLAVVAICQARGIPLASHDDATLDHVAESAALGMRIAEFPTTWEAAKASHDKGLRVLMGAPNIVRGGSHSGNIAAAELASAGVLDILSSDYYPASMLHAAFRLASMEDNDYDMARAIATVTSTPARCANLHDRGVIERGKRADLVLVEPRNQLPVIQNVWRGGKRVY; encoded by the coding sequence ATGAGCGCCATGGACCTGACATTGGAACGACCGCAGCTTGAAAACAGTGAGTTACTGCTCACCAACGCCCGTATTGTGACTGAAACCGAGGTATTTACCGGCACACTCAAAGTCCGGAATGGTCTGATCAACGCTATAGATCGGGGCAATACCCGAGCAGCCAAAGCCCAGGATTGCCAGGGAGCCTATCTGATTCCGGGACTGGTGGAACTGCATACAGACAACCTTGAAAAGCACTTTTCGCCACGGCCGGGTGTTATCTGGCCCAGCCATCCGGCCGTGCTCACCCACGACGCCCATATTGTATCGTCTGGCATAACCACGGTATTCGACGCGTTGTCCATCGGTGATATTGTTGATGGCAGCAATCGCCTGAGCCACCTCAGGACCCTCATCGACGCTCTGTCGGAGACACGTGATGCGGGCATCTTGCGGGCCGATCACCTGCTGCACCTGCGCTGCGAAGTCAGTTTTGGCGAAACTCTGCAACTGTTCGAAGAGCTGGTTGATCATCCCCTGCTCCAGCTTGTCTCGGTCATGGACCACACACCAGGACAGCGTCAATTCGTTCGGGAGGACAAGTACCGGCAGTATTACCAGGGCAAGCACAACCTCAACAATGCTGAAATGGACGCCTTCACGCACAAACGCAAGGAATCCGCTCTACTGCACAGCGACCGAAACCGCCTAGCCGTCGTCGCCATTTGCCAGGCCAGAGGCATCCCGCTGGCCAGCCATGATGACGCGACCCTCGACCATGTTGCAGAGTCGGCAGCATTGGGTATGCGTATTGCGGAATTTCCCACCACCTGGGAAGCGGCTAAAGCCTCCCATGACAAAGGGTTGCGTGTATTGATGGGTGCGCCCAATATTGTGCGGGGAGGCTCTCACTCAGGCAACATTGCAGCAGCCGAGCTAGCCTCCGCCGGCGTGCTCGATATACTGTCGTCGGACTATTATCCCGCCAGCATGCTGCACGCGGCATTTCGCCTGGCCAGCATGGAAGACAACGACTATGACATGGCTCGGGCCATCGCCACCGTCACTTCCACCCCTGCGCGCTGCGCCAACCTCCATGACCGCGGCGTGATCGAACGCGGCAAACGGGCAGACCTGGTGCTAGTAGAACCCAGAAATCAGTTGCCGGTGATTCAAAACGTCTGGCGAGGCGGAAAACGGGTGTATTGA
- the phnL gene encoding phosphonate C-P lyase system protein PhnL produces the protein MTVMIQVTDLNKRFTLHNQGGVSYSVLTDVSFDVNAGECVVLDGRSGSGKSTLLRSLYANYKPQSGQLHVRHQGELTDLVTATPRQILNIRRQTLGYVSQFLRVIPRVSTLEVVMEPLRALGVDRESCRKKASELLRQLNIPKTLWHLAPSTFSGGEQQRVNIARGFVVDYPILLLDEPTASLDADNCAVVVSLIQQARERGAAIVGIFHDAGLRDQLADRRIPLTSLAKEEAA, from the coding sequence ATGACGGTCATGATCCAGGTTACCGACCTGAACAAACGATTCACCCTGCACAATCAGGGTGGTGTTTCCTACTCTGTCCTCACAGATGTGTCCTTTGACGTGAACGCTGGCGAATGCGTCGTGCTGGACGGGCGCTCGGGATCCGGGAAAAGTACCCTTTTGCGTTCGCTTTATGCCAACTATAAGCCCCAGTCCGGTCAGCTTCATGTTCGGCACCAAGGCGAGCTTACCGACCTGGTTACAGCAACACCCAGGCAGATTCTGAACATCCGGCGCCAAACCCTGGGCTATGTTAGCCAGTTCCTGCGGGTTATTCCCCGGGTATCTACCCTCGAAGTGGTGATGGAACCGCTAAGGGCCCTGGGCGTAGACCGGGAGAGCTGTCGCAAAAAAGCCTCCGAATTGCTACGCCAGCTGAACATACCCAAGACGCTCTGGCACCTGGCTCCCTCGACCTTTTCCGGCGGCGAGCAGCAGCGAGTCAATATCGCCCGGGGCTTTGTGGTTGATTACCCGATCCTTTTGCTGGACGAACCCACGGCTTCTCTGGACGCAGATAACTGCGCTGTTGTGGTGTCGCTTATCCAGCAGGCGCGGGAACGCGGCGCGGCTATTGTCGGTATTTTCCACGACGCCGGGTTACGCGACCAGCTAGCCGACCGCCGAATACCCCTGACCAGCCTCGCGAAAGAGGAAGCAGCATGA
- the phnK gene encoding phosphonate C-P lyase system protein PhnK translates to MTNTAMAMAEEGLAEPLLKVNNLRKLYAPGKGVDGVDFELWPGEVLGIVGESGSGKTTLLQCLSGMLTPDSGQIEYTGKQGDKLDIYDITESQRRLLLRTDWGIVHQHPRDGLRMGVSAGANIGERLMAIGERHYGTLRSTGEAWLREVEIDTARIDDLPRTFSGGMQQRLQIARNLVTQPRVVFMDEPTGGLDVSVQARLLDMLRNLVVDLGLSVVLVTHDLAVARLLSHRLMVMRGGKVVEQGLTDQILDDPQHPYSQLLVSSVLTP, encoded by the coding sequence ATGACGAACACGGCAATGGCTATGGCAGAAGAGGGCTTGGCCGAGCCTCTGCTGAAGGTGAACAATCTGCGCAAACTTTACGCCCCTGGCAAAGGTGTGGATGGCGTCGACTTTGAACTCTGGCCCGGCGAAGTGCTGGGAATAGTGGGCGAGTCGGGCTCCGGCAAAACCACGCTGCTGCAATGCCTGTCTGGAATGCTGACGCCAGACTCCGGACAGATTGAGTACACCGGCAAACAGGGCGACAAACTCGACATCTACGACATTACCGAAAGCCAGCGCCGGCTTTTGCTGCGCACTGACTGGGGAATTGTCCACCAGCATCCACGGGATGGCCTGAGGATGGGCGTGAGCGCTGGCGCCAATATTGGTGAGCGCTTGATGGCCATCGGCGAACGTCATTACGGCACCCTGCGTTCAACAGGGGAAGCCTGGCTGCGAGAAGTGGAAATCGATACCGCCCGTATTGATGACCTGCCGCGCACCTTTTCCGGAGGCATGCAGCAGCGCCTTCAGATTGCCCGCAATCTGGTCACCCAGCCGCGAGTGGTTTTCATGGATGAGCCCACCGGCGGGCTGGATGTCTCGGTTCAGGCTCGCCTGCTGGATATGCTGCGTAACCTGGTAGTAGACCTGGGCCTGTCTGTTGTGCTGGTAACACACGACCTTGCTGTCGCCCGACTGTTATCCCACAGGCTTATGGTGATGCGTGGCGGCAAAGTAGTTGAGCAAGGCCTTACCGACCAGATTCTGGATGACCCACAACACCCATACAGTCAATTGCTTGTGTCTTCGGTGTTGACCCCGTGA